In Lycium barbarum isolate Lr01 chromosome 9, ASM1917538v2, whole genome shotgun sequence, the DNA window TTTGGTTCTTCTTGCTTTTTCCTCTGCCAAAGAAACCAAATATTCCGTCTCCTTGGACTTTACACGCCCCTGTTCAGCTACCCCGTCCTGCTCTTTTTGCACTGCCTCCAATTGTGCCATCAATTCCTCCTTCTTCCTTTGAAGTTCTTCGTATCTAATCTTGAGGCACTCTTTATCTTTCGCTGAAGTCGCCGCCATATTTCTAGTTTTCTCCAAGTCAGTGAAGAACTTTTGACTCTGCATCTGGGATCGAGAATACTCTCTCCAGCTATGCACAAGGGAAGTAAATTCAAGCTTGAGGTCAACTATCCTCTTGGTTTGTTCTTCTGAAAACAAAAAGAGATTGTCAGCTAGGATTGACAATGTTTCTTTCATGGAAGCCTCGTTCGCGGGGTCAGTGAGATCTTTCAGAGGCAACGCAATCAAGTTGTTGAAACGAAGCTTCACGCTCTGTGCAGTGTTTTCATTGCAGGATGGTGAGCTCAATAGATTTGCTGACATTGATGCAAGACAAGGTTGAACTCCCATACGAGTAGAACCCATGTCATCCACAACATGACCCTGATGGCAAGTAGAGAATCAAATTTTATATCACAACTATTCTTGAAGCAGAGTTGGACATGAGTAATATAAAGAAACTTGGTTCTGGAATTTcctcttattttcaagaaaccaGTATTTGCTTATCTTCTATATTTTCAACTTTTTCAGCTTAAGATGAAAAGGAGAGACATTACAAGGCAAAAGTTTAACGGATGAGAAAGGGAAAATTGAGTACGCTTACGGTGATTGACAGTAAACTGAGATTGGAATCCTTATTGAAGCCTCCACTAGTCCAACTTATTGAGCTAAGACAAGATGGCCCTTTGCTAGTGCCATCAGCTTCCTGCCTTTTGGAAGTGTAGTTCAGTGTTTCTGGCAGTTTTCCTTCAAAATGAGTCATCGGATCCATACAATATGCTTCTTCCTCCAGcctttctctctttttcctaGAGATAGAAGAGGTCTCGATATCCTCCTCACACGGCATACCATTTCGTGGTGGTTGAGATCCTTTTTCCAGAGCACCAAGCATCGAACTTTTAAAGGAGATGCTACCATTTCTTGGCTTATGCTGTTGTGATTTGTACGTCACTCCTTGTCTGGCCGAGGCTCTCTCTTGAAGGATATTGTTTCCCTTTGTTGTTTCACCAGTTCCTAGCATGTTATGGTTAAGTGACATACTAGCCTCCTCGTGTTTAGACGGAGTGGAACGAAGTGACGATTCTTCAAGAGCTTCAATCACACGGGATGATGTTGAGAAAGATTGGCCAGATGCATTGCACTTCTGAGCAGAGAGGAGACACTTGCCTTTCTTTCTCTTGGAAGATGGCCAGCGGGGAATTCCATGCTTCCTGCATATTCGCTTAAATGTAGAGACGCTAACTGAAAGGACCAAGAATTTTAGATAGATATCAGTATTATAAGAAAAGCTTATTTACTAGAAGATGAGATTCTGACAAGAGAAAAAATAAGATAAATGCAGCACAAAATCCTATAAAAACTAGAATTCCAAGCTCACCTTGAAGACTTTCTGCTGCCTCTTCACGGTTTTTACCATAATTCTGTTGAAGGTCCTCTAAACTAATCTTTCCAGTGGCATTCCATGTTGTACTTAACTTCTTTCTTTTGCTTTGATTGTTCGTTTGAGCGTCTATAATAACTTCTTGATTTTCACAACTAGCATTTCTTCTGCGCTCAAATCTTTGCGATGAATGTAACATCTTTTGACTGTTCGATGAATCTGGAACCGCTGTTGAATCTAGATATGGAGATGGGCCAGATTGTTCATGCTGGAAAAAAAAAGAGCTGTTGAGACAACTTTCATTTTCTTATTTTAGCAGATTGGAAATGTAAATTTTTTAGAGAAGAATAAACAAACAGCTCTGCCGATACACCAGCACCAAAGGGATTTGATGGCAAATAAATACTTTTAGTGAACTAGCAGACCAAATGAAAACATGCATTGATTTATAGGGTAAACCAAAGAACAGAGCAAAAATGCAGCAGGGTTAAGATTAACCTTGTTAGGACCATCACCTCTTTTGATCTCTGGAAGTAAAGTTCGTTTTCTGTGAGCCCTGAGCAGTGTAGACATCTTACTACCTGCACAGTTAGACTCTTGTGTATGCTGCGGTTTTATTTCTGGATTTTAGTTAAAATTCTTAAGACCGCCTTGACGAAGAGTTATACTACAGATGACACTCATTTATTGGAGTTTGAATGAGGTGCACGTGTGGGTTGCCAACTTTGATTAATCATGTTCCGTTCTGTGACTATTTGGTCCAAGATAAAATGAATTTGAACTTATCACTCCTGTCAGCCAAACTTATGTCAAGTCTAAACTTATGCTTTCAAGACTGCACAAAAGCAAAATGAGAAAGCCTAAGAATCAAGACCTACATCCTAATTATaccgataaaaaaaaaaaaaagaagacttaCATTCCAATTATAGTTATGTTTGCCCGCCATTCTGtaatagaaaagaaagaaataagatTACATGTCAAAGTAGAAAGAGTGGAATCTCTACTTACACTGTGAATTCTTTCAGACGTAAGAGTAATCCCTAACTTGGGAATCTCCCATATCCGTAACGTGCTCAAAGAAGAAAGTCTTTGATTTGGAAGCTTAGGCAGACATCCCATGGTGGGAGAGGTCTTGTAATGAAatagaagaagagagagagattgagataatggtcaaaaaaaGAGTGAACCATTAACTGTAAAAGAATCGATACCTTGTGGATGGAGAATGCGATAATCAGCATGGCATGCCGCGTCAAAATAGCTCGAGATATTCCCAAAGCATACCAACTCCGGAAATTACAGTTGGCCGCGTCAAAATAGCTCACAGAAAACGAACTTTACTTCCAGAGATCAAAAGAGGTGATGGTCCTAACAAGGTTAATCTTAACCCTGCTGCATTTTTGCTCAGGATGTTCAACCTGGCCAACTGTAATTTCCGACCAAGCATAAGCATGCCAACTCCGGCTGCCCGGCGAGGAAATTTGAATTGGCGACAGAGAGCCAATCCCATAACCCGAATCCGAATCTTTCTCTTCCACACTACTGTTGCCTCTGTAAGACATTTCAACTAGTAAGCAAAACCAAGTTTTAATGCTTTAGTTACTCGCTTCCTTACATTTACATTATATAGGCCACTTAAAGTATAAAagtaaatattttaattaaaaaaatataatttgtgtataacaataattatatatttattatagtttcataattgagtaattacgttagtaataattaaatttcatataagtatatttttaatATATGAGAGCAAAACTTTCATTCAACTCCTTTagtattttaacttccattttgatgaaattatttatttcaaattaaacacggagccagaatttgacatttataagttatgtattctaattttctgaagttatttaattctaaataaataatctatacatagttaatgaatttttaagacaaatacataatttaacttgtgcagtggatggagctgctcctcccttaattagggattaggggttcgaacatggatatgaaaAAAATCTTTCGAGGGAGCGCTTCTCCCAAATGGGCTCGATACATTGCGAATTATCtgaattaattgggctcaaatacgGATATCGAACTCCAAataaaaaatcaaagaacatgaaaaatgaagtatgaggttcgatagcttttgaaaagtagactttaaaaacaaaacaaaaaaagacttaaataaataagatgaagacataaaagtaattaatttaaaaaatttaaaaaaatttaaaaattcttATGAAGACTATAAAAAGTCtctaaatttgcccttatatatatatatatatatatatatagtagtaatatatatacacTCCCACGAGATGGGCTACAGACCAAGGAATAAAAGGTTCAACACATTAAACAAACCAACAGAAGGTCAAATCATCCTTTTTACTTGTGATTGTTCAAATCATACTTCTCTTTTTTtactcatttatttatttattcttatgTGTATAGGTTCAAACTTGGTCCTCCTCACCCTTTCTCCTAAAGAGGACAATTGATATTCtaattatgagcccgtttggaatggcttataagttgcttataagttatttttaatttttttgagtgtttgactagccagcttaaagtcattttgtgcttaaaataagctcaaaaaaataattgggcccatttaacttagcttatctaaagcagcttaaaagttgaaaacaacttataagccaagaaaaataagttagactaccccaacttatttttttagcttataagctgcaaacagcttataggcataagcccatctaAACAGGCTCAATATATACTACGTAATTTGTGTTCTTTTCAAGGGTAATTATACCACTAGGCGATATTTAGTAATAaattgattttcaattttttattttgcttttaaTGAACGGATTCAAAGCCACGTAAAACTTTCAAGCttattttaaatcacaagtttTTCTTGCTCTTAAATTTCCCAAGACTTGATAACTAGCATATGCAAATGAATCAAAATTGCGAAAATTAAATTGTGGACTAAGTTTTCAACTCCATGCCATAATATCATTTGCTCCAAGTCTCCCCTATGCGTCGCATAGTGTTAATTTTGTGCTACAAATTCTCGTATTTTCTCCCCTAACTTGCAATGCTtcacaatgaaaaaaaaaatggaacgaGAATCCATTCCAGATGTAGGAAAGTACAGCATCCTCCACCGATCATACgcggattcaaaatttaaaaattcAACATTAAAGATATTTAGCTGTGATTCTATTATAATTTTGAAATTATGGTTCCAGACTTATGGTAATTAGCCTCGATGACCACTCAACTTATGATAATTAGCCAccatagtcactcaactttgcCTAATTAGCTTTCATGTCATTTTAGCCAGAAATACAATTCAGTACCCTATTTGATGACGTGTCAACtgtaatttgaaaaaaaaaactaaaatcaatatttaaatttatttatgACTCAACCCACCCTAACCCGGCCCCAATTCTTGACCCGGCCCACTTAATGTTTTGACTacataataaattaataattagGTGACATATAGATAATATTACTCTTCAACATGTAGATATTTTTCTTGTGAAGAAAAAAACGTTCCTAGCAGTATTTTCTACTCTGAAATTTCATGCCATTCTAGTAAGAAATATGTTACCTATTACCATGATATGTCTGATGCAGTACAATAAAAATTAAATGAGTAAACTACTTACCTAACTTATTACTCACCTAATTTCTAAAAAGTCACCCCGCACCCCCACCCccccaacccaaaaaaaaaaaaaaaaaaaaaaaaaaacagaacaatGACTGTAAGGAACTAATTTGATGCCAAAATGAACGGCAAAATCAATCGGTGAGGGAAGAAGAGAAAAAATCTACGTTGCTATCACATGTAATAGATAAGAAATTcttaggtaatttttttttttttttcggtaaCTGATCTTGAAGGTTACTGTTGAGTGCCATATGTAATAGTTGAACCTTGTACCTTAAATGATAATAATGGCATTAAAGATGCGTGATAAAAGATAAATACAATTTTCGATACCTAGTTAATGACGAGCCAGctgtaattttttaaaaaaaaaaatagaaaatttaaAATCATTATTTAGAACCTAACTCACCCTAAACCGGATCTAATTCTTGACCCGCCCCGCTTAATGGGTTGACTATATAAGAGATGTCTTTAATGATATTTAACTAAAAGTGGATAGGGTTTAGGGTGGGTTAGGTcctaaattaattaaaatattgattttaatttttaaaatattttttcctaTAAATTTACAGTTGCCACATAATTAAATAGGTACTGCAAATTGTATTTTCAGCTAAAATGACCATAGAAGCTAACTAGGCGAAGTTGAATGACTTTTATAAGACAAAACAAGGCTGAATGACTATGATGGCTAATTAATATAAGTTGAATGACCATCCAGGCCACTAACTCCTAATTTATTATAAGTTTAATGAATTTTCATATATAAACGGAAAAGGGTTAAAGATGTCGTTAACATATAAGAAATGActaaaaaatggtgaaaattacACTTTTATAAATGGGTGAAAAATAACTTCAATGCCAAAGTTAAGAGCACTAGCTAGGGGCAAACAATGTGTTTTGTTTCCCTTCGCTGAAGCCGAACAAATTCAAAAGCATATGGAAAACATTTTTGAAATAATAATTGCGAATTTGCGATAATTAGAAAaacaattttcaattttaaggaGAAAAGTAAGAGAAGTATGAAGGACCAACTTGGACCTACAGAATGAAAATGATTTGATTTGGTGGCCCTTTTCTGTTTTATTAATTTGATAGTGGTCAAAGAAGAAACTCATAGGAGCATTAGAACTACATTATATTTCACAAAATGTCTGACCAACTTCCAAGTAAATCAGGCTACATGTTTAGGAAAATTTGCTTTGCGttatttcttatcttaattaACCTAAGCCTTATAATTTGTTGAgattttagtaggcgtttggccatgaaaaccaaaaattttcactttatttggaattttgaagttggagatgGAATTGTGTTTAATTATAATCtttacaaagaatatttggttgtttgaatgtactaaaattgaaaaaagtgaaaaaaatgtgGAAACAAAGTTTTGgtgtttttttaattttaaatacaattttaagttatatttggaatttcatggccaaacattaattttcaaataaagcgaaataattttcttaaaaaaaagtgaaaaattctcctAGTGTGTAGAAGCTCAACTTCTAAATGATTCATTTTCAAGCTAGCTCCATTTGCTTCTTTTCTAAAAACTAGGTTCTTTCGGGAAAAATTGCTCATTTAATATATACGTCAACTCACATTGATTTACTACAACTAAGTGATAACTTAAgtaaaaatatattaattaactCTAATATGTAGAAAAAGCATTTCATGATATTGATTTAATATAAATTTCCGATATGTGAGCAAGTttttctcatatttgaaatcttcgGTTGGTATAcaaagtaggcgtttggacatgcgatttgaaaccatgagatgaaatcaacaTTTGGCCATGCATTTTATCTCAtagtttcaaatcatggtttgaaatcccaaatcatccaaaaaggcataatTTTGGGATTTCAAAATTAGAAAATTTACATGCCATAACTACTTTTAAGAGCTATTTATGGATTATAACTACCTTTTTGCaataattacatttcgtagctacattttacatttcgtagctactaTACATGAGGCGCTATAGCTGGAGTGGTCATCGGGCATGTGCTTTGTCCTTGTGTGCGCAGGTTAGAATCCCGCCGGCCACATTCTTTTTTCCGAGAAATTGCAATTTCGGTTGTATTTTCGTATTTTTAAATACAACAAAATACATGTATCAAAAAAACAGAGTAGAGTAAATCATTTAAATACACGAGGGAGTtgtgtatttcattgtatttataTACTGATAATCCTTTTATTTTGGCTGTATTTAAATGTGAAAGTTTCTATTGTATATAAATACAATTAAATACACCAGTATCTTACTGTATTAACAAAATTGGTTGCACTACATTTACGTCATATGATTATTGGGCTATATTTCGATTAACAATCTAACATTTCGCTATATTGGTATTTCAGTGTATTTGGTTAGATATATGTCCCATGTATTTATTCAGTTGTATTTCGAATAGCAACCTTACAGATGTATTTaaaaatacacgaaaatacaGCCAAAATTGCAAAGGTAGCTACAATTTATAAATTGCAAACTTGTAGCTATATATTGGTAGGATCTTATAAAATGTAgttatttaaatataaaacttaacTCATAAGTTTATACTTTGTAAAAAAAGaatccataagttggtaaatatttttaataacTCCTCCCACCAAATATTTactaacctttatttatgtctatcatgtgggaggattatattaaagaatagttacattactattcatgttaattttttttattgaattaaagtttgatcaattgatgttgtgtttttagaaaggtcttctagtagcgtattaattttgttatgaattacGACTTGCTCATTTCGTAAGactgtataagaattgagaatattttgatagttttcagaACTTATtgagtttttatgtctataaaaaaaaatacaacttaagaaatttaaattgtatgtccaaactcatgatttcaaatcaagTCCAAACAGCTCCTAACTAAAGGCGACATTAAAAAAGACCTATAGAAGGCCAAACCAATTTGCCTTAATTTGTGAGTGAATCTCACTTTACCAccctaacatttaagggttgggAAAGGATACCCCCTCACATATTGAAGGAACGATAACCCCCCTATCCAATATTTTTCGGTGAGAatcttttgtttttaataaagatttttttttctagaattaAATACAATATATAACTCTTATTATTGTCTCATTCACCCGTTCTCCTAAAAATAATGTAGAACAACTACTTGAAAAAACCTGTTAATAAATTTCAAGCTACATTTCGTTCgtttttttaggggggggggggggggtactagATTGCCAAGATCTTAATTATTATACAATCTAAATATAGTCTAGTGTTAGTACCCGCGCGAGCAGACGATGTTAAAAGACACTAATCTATATTAAATTGTGATGTTGTTTGTTTGAGTACATTGTATCATAACAAAATGTCAAGTATCATCTAATTTTCGATATAATATACTCAAATTAGCGATATTTTTGTGAAATTAAAGGAAACAAATTAAATCtttttaaatattatttgatttaatatatatatatatatagacacacacacacatttctCTAACCCTTTTCTCATTCAGTTTTTCTTactatgatattttaattattttctttttcatttagtatcttacaacaacaacaacaacaacaacaacaacaacaacaacaacccagtgaaatctcacatcttggggtctggggagggtagaatgtacgcagaccttactcctaccaaggtaggatggctgtttccgagagaccctcggctcaatagaagcataaaaagggagtcagataaggttaaaagattcaaaacgatattgcaatgaaataatgcaagcaacacagtaaaacaggataatcaaggaattcaaagcgatatggaaatgcaaataacgaaagcggcacaggtaaaatagagtaatcaaagtacagaaagtagcaaataataacataaatcagagcacaagaaattataatgcgctaatgcgcctactaataaggaaagataacgagacttatatactagccttctaccctaatgtgggtcctccacaccttcctatctaaggtcatgtcctcggtaagctgtaactgcgtcatgtcctgtctaatcacctctccccaatatttctttgacctacccctacctcttctgaaaccatccatggctaacctctcacacctccgcactggggcatctatgtctctcctcttcacatgcccaaaccatctcagtcgcatttcccgcatcttgtcttccaccgaggccactcccaccttatcccgaatagcctcatttctaatcctgtcgctcctagtgtgcccacacatccatctcaacattctcatctcggcaactttcatcttttgaacgtgagagatcttaactggccaacactccgccccatacaacatagccggcctaaccaccactctgtagaacttgcccttcagttgtggtggcaccttcttgtcacatagcactcctgaagctagcctccatttcatccacctaccccaatacgatgtgtgacatcatcgtcaatctccccgctgccttgcatgatagacccaaggtacttgaaactacttttcttttggatggcctgagcaccaagcctaacttccacgccaacctcctggggtgtctcactgaacttacactttaagtactctgtcttggtcctactcagcttaaatcctttagactccaaggtatgtctccaatcctccagcttagcgttaactccgctacgagtctcatcgatcaggactatgtcgtccgcgaaaagcatacaccatggcacctcaccttgaatttgtcgcgtcaatctatccatcaccaaggcaaataaaaatggactaagagctgatccttgatgtaACCCCATCACAattggaaagtgctctgagtcccctcctactgtccttactctagttttggcttcctcatacatgtccttgatcaccctaatgtatgctacaggtacacctttagcctccaaacatctccataggatttctcttggaactttatcgtaagccttttctaggtcgatgaataccatatgcaagtccctcttcctctccctatactgctccaccagtctcctcacaagatgaatggcttctgtagttgagcgtcccggcataaatccgtactggttctctgaaatagacacgcctctcctcaccctcatctccaccactctttcccacactttcatagtatggattagtagcttgatacctctatagttttcgcaactctggacatcccctttgtttttgtatagagggatcattacgctcgacctccattcttcgggcatcgttgccgtcttaaagatgacattaaacaacctagtcagccactccaaacctgccgagctcgcgctcttccaaaattccctagggatctcgtcaggtccggtcgctcttcccctgcgcatcctacggacAGCACCGTTAACCTCCtcgaccttaatactcctgcaatacccaaaatcgtgacgcctccctgtatgctccaaatctcccaacacgatgtctttctccccttcttcattcaagagtttgtgaaaatatgac includes these proteins:
- the LOC132610675 gene encoding uncharacterized protein LOC132610675 isoform X4, which translates into the protein MLIIAFSIHKHEQSGPSPYLDSTAVPDSSNSQKMLHSSQRFERRRNASCENQEVIIDAQTNNQSKRKKLSTTWNATGKISLEDLQQNYGKNREEAAESLQVSVSTFKRICRKHGIPRWPSSKRKKGKCLLSAQKCNASGQSFSTSSRVIEALEESSLRSTPSKHEEASMSLNHNMLGTGETTKGNNILQERASARQGVTYKSQQHKPRNGSISFKSSMLGALEKGSQPPRNGMPCEEDIETSSISRKKRERLEEEAYCMDPMTHFEGKLPETLNYTSKRQEADGTSKGPSCLSSISWTSGGFNKDSNLSLLSITGHVVDDMGSTRMGVQPCLASMSANLLSSPSCNENTAQSVKLRFNNLIALPLKDLTDPANEASMKETLSILADNLFLFSEEQTKRIVDLKLEFTSLVHSWREYSRSQMQSQKFFTDLEKTRNMAATSAKDKECLKIRYEELQRKKEELMAQLEAVQKEQDGVAEQGRVKSKETEYLVSLAEEKARRTKEKNLVMTTTRDKLNNLVDRWAAIPSLFM
- the LOC132610675 gene encoding uncharacterized protein LOC132610675 isoform X2 — protein: MSTLLRAHRKRTLLPEIKRGDGPNKHEQSGPSPYLDSTAVPDSSNSQKMLHSSQRFERRRNASCENQEVIIDAQTNNQSKRKKLSTTWNATGKISLEDLQQNYGKNREEAAESLQVSVSTFKRICRKHGIPRWPSSKRKKGKCLLSAQKCNASGQSFSTSSRVIEALEESSLRSTPSKHEEASMSLNHNMLGTGETTKGNNILQERASARQGVTYKSQQHKPRNGSISFKSSMLGALEKGSQPPRNGMPCEEDIETSSISRKKRERLEEEAYCMDPMTHFEGKLPETLNYTSKRQEADGTSKGPSCLSSISWTSGGFNKDSNLSLLSITGHVVDDMGSTRMGVQPCLASMSANLLSSPSCNENTAQSVKLRFNNLIALPLKDLTDPANEASMKETLSILADNLFLFSEEQTKRIVDLKLEFTSLVHSWREYSRSQMQSQKFFTDLEKTRNMAATSAKDKECLKIRYEELQRKKEELMAQLEAVQKEQDGVAEQGRVKSKETEYLVSLAEEKARRTKEKNLVMTTTRDKLNNLVDRWAAIPSLFM
- the LOC132610675 gene encoding uncharacterized protein LOC132610675 isoform X1: MGCLPKLPNQRLSSLSTLRIWEIPKLGITLTSERIHSHEQSGPSPYLDSTAVPDSSNSQKMLHSSQRFERRRNASCENQEVIIDAQTNNQSKRKKLSTTWNATGKISLEDLQQNYGKNREEAAESLQVSVSTFKRICRKHGIPRWPSSKRKKGKCLLSAQKCNASGQSFSTSSRVIEALEESSLRSTPSKHEEASMSLNHNMLGTGETTKGNNILQERASARQGVTYKSQQHKPRNGSISFKSSMLGALEKGSQPPRNGMPCEEDIETSSISRKKRERLEEEAYCMDPMTHFEGKLPETLNYTSKRQEADGTSKGPSCLSSISWTSGGFNKDSNLSLLSITGHVVDDMGSTRMGVQPCLASMSANLLSSPSCNENTAQSVKLRFNNLIALPLKDLTDPANEASMKETLSILADNLFLFSEEQTKRIVDLKLEFTSLVHSWREYSRSQMQSQKFFTDLEKTRNMAATSAKDKECLKIRYEELQRKKEELMAQLEAVQKEQDGVAEQGRVKSKETEYLVSLAEEKARRTKEKNLVMTTTRDKLNNLVDRWAAIPSLFM
- the LOC132610675 gene encoding uncharacterized protein LOC132610675 isoform X3, which encodes MAGKHNYNWNHEQSGPSPYLDSTAVPDSSNSQKMLHSSQRFERRRNASCENQEVIIDAQTNNQSKRKKLSTTWNATGKISLEDLQQNYGKNREEAAESLQVSVSTFKRICRKHGIPRWPSSKRKKGKCLLSAQKCNASGQSFSTSSRVIEALEESSLRSTPSKHEEASMSLNHNMLGTGETTKGNNILQERASARQGVTYKSQQHKPRNGSISFKSSMLGALEKGSQPPRNGMPCEEDIETSSISRKKRERLEEEAYCMDPMTHFEGKLPETLNYTSKRQEADGTSKGPSCLSSISWTSGGFNKDSNLSLLSITGHVVDDMGSTRMGVQPCLASMSANLLSSPSCNENTAQSVKLRFNNLIALPLKDLTDPANEASMKETLSILADNLFLFSEEQTKRIVDLKLEFTSLVHSWREYSRSQMQSQKFFTDLEKTRNMAATSAKDKECLKIRYEELQRKKEELMAQLEAVQKEQDGVAEQGRVKSKETEYLVSLAEEKARRTKEKNLVMTTTRDKLNNLVDRWAAIPSLFM